From Rutidosis leptorrhynchoides isolate AG116_Rl617_1_P2 chromosome 3, CSIRO_AGI_Rlap_v1, whole genome shotgun sequence, a single genomic window includes:
- the LOC139895715 gene encoding uncharacterized protein translates to MAMKCGRKNLKRAVNDETLNLQQGQSIMQVVSLRGNNQIEVIDAKGDKVLAIFPAKFQKSMWIKRGSFVVVDDSGREEAVESGSKVACVVLQVLFHDQVKVLQKSPEWPEIFRSVTVESSNVNSEENPSTAEDNEELDSSEDDGLPPLEANTNRRVHTVLQSDTESESDIEDS, encoded by the exons ATGGCTATGAAATGTGGAAGAAAGAATTTGAAAAGAGCAGTTAATGATGAGACTTTAAATCTTCAACAAGGTCAAAGCATTATGCAAGTTGTTTCTCTACGAGGAAACAATCAAATCGAG GTAATCGATGCTAAAGGAGACAAAGTATTGGCAATTTTCCCAGCTAAATTTCAAAAAAGCATGTGGATTAAACGAG GTAGTTTTGTTGTAGTCGATGATAGTGGGAGGGAGGAGGCTGTTGAGTCTGGAAGTAAAGTGGCGTGTGTTGTTCTTCAAGTTCTTTTTCATGATCAAGTTAAAGTGTTACAAAAGTCTCCGGAATG GCCAGAAATCTTTAGATCGGTTACAGTAGAGAGTTCTAATGTGAACTCTGAGGAAAACCCTTCAACTGCAGAGGACAATGAGGAGTTGGATTCTAGTGAAGATGATGGACTGCCCCCATTGGAAGCCAACACAAACAGAAGAGTACACACGGTGTTGCAATCGGATACAGAGTCAGAATCTGACATTGAAGATTCTTAA